A genomic window from Thiomonas arsenitoxydans includes:
- the rnc gene encoding ribonuclease III, with amino-acid sequence MSTALETRLGYVFRDRKLFERALTHRSFGADHNERLEFLGDSVLNLSAAAWLYHQAARQDEGQLSRLRAALVRAEALAEVARAIDLGRFLRLGEGELQSGGAQRESILADTVEALLGAIYLEAGFDTAQEVMRRLFAPLMDTLDADVVRKDAKTQLQEFLQGQRLPLPSYAVLDVRGAAHQQQFKVECAVEALGLKVEGEGDSRRRAEQDAATRMIERIGRGGTKPVRRGNRPVLVDERGQAVQPSHAPDAAQPALAHNQQRRSPARRPPKTLKSP; translated from the coding sequence GTGAGCACGGCACTAGAAACGCGGCTGGGCTACGTCTTCCGCGATCGCAAACTGTTCGAGCGGGCGCTCACGCATCGCAGCTTTGGCGCGGATCACAACGAGCGCCTGGAATTCCTGGGCGATTCGGTGCTCAACCTCTCGGCCGCCGCCTGGCTTTACCACCAGGCAGCGCGGCAAGACGAGGGGCAACTCTCCCGTCTGCGCGCGGCGCTGGTGCGTGCCGAGGCGCTGGCGGAAGTGGCCCGCGCGATCGACCTGGGACGGTTTCTCAGGCTGGGTGAGGGCGAACTGCAGAGCGGGGGCGCCCAGCGCGAATCCATTTTGGCGGATACGGTAGAGGCGCTACTTGGCGCGATCTACCTCGAAGCCGGCTTCGACACGGCGCAAGAGGTGATGCGCCGCTTGTTCGCCCCGCTCATGGATACGCTGGACGCCGACGTCGTCCGCAAGGATGCGAAAACGCAATTGCAGGAGTTTCTGCAAGGCCAGCGTCTGCCTTTGCCCAGCTATGCCGTGCTCGACGTGCGCGGCGCCGCGCATCAGCAGCAATTCAAGGTGGAGTGCGCCGTCGAGGCACTCGGACTGAAAGTGGAGGGCGAGGGCGATAGCCGCCGCCGCGCCGAACAAGACGCCGCCACGCGCATGATCGAGCGCATTGGCCGAGGCGGCACAAAACCCGTGCGCCGTGGCAACCGGCCTGTGTTGGTGGATGAGCGCGGGCAAGCCGTTCAGCCCAGCCACGCGCCCGATGCGGCGCAGCCTGCGCTGGCGCACAATCAACAGCGTCGTTCGCCTGCGCGGCGACCGCCTAAAACTCTCAAATCGCCATGA
- a CDS encoding DUF4845 domain-containing protein, whose amino-acid sequence MKQHDKQRGITLIGLIFWGAILAFIVVIGAQAVPTATEYFAIQKAVDQAAKAGPTVADIRSAYSKMADVDYISSVTAQDLDITKVNDKVVISFAYNKEIHIAGPVYLLIKYAGHSH is encoded by the coding sequence ATGAAGCAGCATGACAAGCAGCGTGGCATCACCCTGATCGGGTTGATTTTCTGGGGCGCCATCCTCGCGTTCATCGTGGTCATTGGCGCACAGGCGGTACCCACCGCCACGGAATATTTCGCCATTCAGAAGGCGGTCGATCAGGCGGCCAAGGCCGGGCCGACCGTGGCCGATATTCGTTCGGCCTATTCCAAAATGGCCGATGTCGATTACATCTCCTCCGTCACGGCGCAGGATCTCGACATCACCAAGGTGAATGACAAAGTGGTGATCTCCTTTGCCTACAACAAGGAAATTCACATTGCCGGGCCGGTGTACTTGCTGATCAAGTACGCCGGCCATTCCCACTGA